From a single Columba livia isolate bColLiv1 breed racing homer chromosome 19, bColLiv1.pat.W.v2, whole genome shotgun sequence genomic region:
- the LOC102088951 gene encoding surfeit locus protein 1 — MATGRLVLRAGPRLLRERRERVSQCLIRRTFFGYPLSKAGSGLVQQTKDLCLRLCRPRSSTTAADTSGEDVLLKWGLLLVPLATFCLGTWQVQRRKWKLDLIAQLASRITSEPIPLTLDPMELKELEYRPVKVRGHFDHSKELYILPRSLVDPEREAREAGRLTSHPENGANVVTPFYCTELGVTILVNRGFVPKKKLKPETRLKGQIEDEIDLTGVVRLSETRKPFVPENNIEKNRWHYRDLEAMAKVTGAEPIFIDADFRSTVPGGPIGGQTRVSLRNEHMQYIITWYGLCAATSFLWYRKFIQKMPL, encoded by the exons GTATCACAGTGCTTGATCAGAAGAACGTTTTTTGGCTATCCCCTGAGTAAAGCAGGCTCCGGGCTGGTCCAGCAGACTAAAG ATCTGTGTTTGAGGTTGTGCAGACCACGAAGTTCTACAACAGCTGCTGACACATCTGGAGAGGATGTTCTACTCAAATGGGGCCTTCTCCTGGTCCCTCTGGCCACGTTCTGTCTCGGCACTTGGCAG GTTCAGCGACGCAAGTGGAAACTGGATTTGATTGCACAACTGGCATCAAGAATTACATCAGAGCCCATCCCTCTGACGTTAGA CCCCATGGAACTGAAGGAACTGGAGTACAGACCTGTAAAGGTCCGAGGGCATTTTGACCACTCCAAGGAGCTCTACATTTTGCCACGATCACTTGTGGACCCTGAGCGAGAAGCCAGAGAAGCCGGGCGGCTGACATCCCACCCAGAGAACGGAGCAAATGTCGTTACTCCTTTCTACTGCACAGAACTAGG GGTCACGATTTTAGTCAACCGAGGATTTGTGCCCAAAAAGAAATTGAAACCAGAGACCAGGCTGAAGGGACAG ATTGAGGATGAAATTGATCTCACTGGTGTGGTGAGGTTATCGGAAACCCGGAAACCTTTTGTGCCTGAAAATAACATTGAGAAAAACCGCTGGCACTACCGTGACCTGGAGGCGATGGCCAAGGTGACTGGCGCTGAGCCCATCTTTATCGATGCAGATTTCA GAAGCACAGTCCCAGGGGGGCCCATCGGGGGCCAGACAAGAGTCAGCCTGAGGAACGAGCACATGCAGTACATCATCACCTG GTATGGCTTATGTGCTGCAACTTCATTCTTGTGGTACAGAAAATTTATACAGAAGATGCCTCTGTGA